GAAACAATCTCCGAGGCCAGGGAGGTTCACACCACTCTTGTCGGCCAAGTCTGGGTTATAAGCCCTGCCCTGTTTGAACCCCATGGACTGAGAGGAGTGGGGGGAGTAGTTTCCCAAAAGGAAATTGGGGTGCTGTTACCGAAGAGGGAGCAGTTAGGCTTGCGGAAGCAGGGGGCCCCTACTGGCAGTTGCTCTGCCCTCCAAACGCACGTTCAGCTTCCTTGAGCACGTGGCTTACTGGGTGTTTGAGGTCTTGGGGCCTGAGTTGCCTTCACACACCCTCACTTTCTCCCATCCCAGCGGTGTGGAGGTGTCCCTGCCTGTCTGTGCCTGTCCTGAAGCCCACTCTTTCCCCAGGTGACACCAGGTCTAGGAGTGGTGGCTGTTCTGCTGCTGTTCCTGGTAGTCCGGGAGCCGCCACGGGGAGCTGTGGAACGCCACTCAGACTCACCACCCCTGAACCCCACCTCGTGGTGGGCAGATCTGAGGGCTCTGGCGAGGAAGTGAGTTTAGTTCCATTCTAACCCAACATCTGAGGCCCCCCAGGGAGGCCTCCGTATCTGTTCTGAGATTTACAGGAGCGTGGTCTTTGTTTGCTGCCAGCTGGCCCTCCCCCAAAGCCAGGTCACCACTGCCCCCTTGTGGCAGATGCTTGAATTACAGGCCCAGATCCTGGGCGCCAAGACAGCTTCCACACCCGTCTCCTaaccttactttaaaaataagctggggagagagagtaGAAGTCCCCTACCCTGGCACCTCAGTGGAGTCTGAGTTCCTTCTTCCCACCTGTCTTCAGTCCTAGTTTCATcctctcttcccttggcttcaCTGCTGTGGCCTTCGTCACGGGCTCCCTGGCTCTTTGGGCTCCTGCATTCTTGCTGCGTTCCCGTGTGGTCTTGGGGGAGACCCCACCCTGCCTTCCTGGAGACTCCTGCTCTTCCTCTGACAGGTACCCAGATGGGGGCTAGGCTAGGGGTGGCCTGCAGGTGGCAGGGGATGGAGCGGAGAGAGTCATTGATTCAGGGTCAGGCTACTTCTTCTCCCAGTCTCAGTTTTCCTGGCGGAGGAAATTGATGGTAGGATAATGCCTTCCTCTCAGAGCTCCATGAACCATAGAGTACCTGGATAGACCTGGGGTCAGGGTGGCTGGGATGGAGCATCTTCTCCAGGCGGTGGGGGCGAGGCGAGGGGGCTCTGCAGGCAGAGGGACTGGCTCCcatgtccctccccctgcccccagcctcatCTTTGGACTCATCACCTGCCTGACCGGGGTCCTGGGTGTGGGCCTGGGCGTGGAGATCAGCCGCCGCCTCCGCCGTTCCAACCCCCGGGCTGACCCACTGGTCTGTGCTGCTGGCCTCTTGGGCTCCGCGCCCTTCCTCTTCCTGTCCCTTGCCTGTGCTCGTGGTAGCATCGTGGCCACCTATGTGAGTAGCCAGCAGGTGTCAGAAGGGGTGTTGTGGGTCTGGGGTGGTGGGACGGTGTGCCGGGACAGGACTGGGGTTCATCAGCATAGTGGTTCAGAGACCACTTGAACCAGAAGGCCTGGTTTTGGACCTCAACTCTGgctcttcccagctgtgtgacattTAGGCAAGTgagttaacctctctgtgctcagTCTtagcatctgtaaaatgggaataagagcTTTGTCTCACGGGGGTGTCACGAGGATTAAGTTGAATGAGTTAATACGCGGGCCTGGTCCAGGGTCGTGTGTTTGCTCTCGTTGCGACGGGACCAACCCCCCCTACCCTCCTCCATCTCCCCActtccaacccctccccccccccccccccccccccagattttCATCTTTATTGGAGAGACGCTGCTGTCCATGAACTGGGCTGTCGTGGCTGACATTCTGTTGGTGAGTAGGCAGGCCACTGCAGGGTTAGCCCAGAGGCTGTTGGGAGCAAGGAGTGGGGGGCGGAGGCCTCACTTGCCTTAATTGTGGCCTTCACCCCTTCTTCAAAACCCAGCCCCAGGCTGAATTCAGAGTCAGCCCCAGATGGGCCTGGAGTCTGGGCATTCACCCCACTTACACCTCAGGGCTGGGGTTCACCTTTGACCTCAGCCTAGACTGAGCCTTGGCCCTGTCCTTGCCCTCTGCCTCCCGCCCCCCTTCTCCCCAGTATGTGGTGATCCCCACGCGACGGTCCACTGCCGAGGCCTTCCAGATCGTGCTGTCCCACCTGCTGGGCGATGCTGGGAGCCCCTACCTCGTTGGCCTGGTGAGCACCGCCCCTCGGCTGGACCCGGGGTGGGGATCGGGGGACCCTGCGTTCCTGGCACTGGCTGACAGCCCTTGGCCTCAGCTTGAGCTGACTTACAAGGTCTGACCCGGTTGGGTGTTCGTGTGCTCTGCGCCCGGCGCCCCTCACCTCGGAGCCTCAGCCAGGCGGGCAGGACTTCGTTTTGGAAGATTCCGCAGCGAGGCCACGGGGCTTTCCCTGGTTCTCCGGACCACCCTTCTTTGCCAGCTCCCGACTCCTTTGTTCTTCCGCAGTCTGGGGGCTCCCCGTCCGTGACTCGTTCTCCTGGCTCTCCTTTTCTCGTCTCCCTGCAGATCTCCGACCGCCTCCGCCGGAGCTGGCCCCCCTCCTTCTTGTCCGAGTTCCGAGCCCTGCAGTTCTCCCTCATGCTCTGCGCCTTCGTCGGGGCTCTGGGCGGGGCAGCCTTCCTGGGCACCGCCATCTTCATTGAGGGTGACCGCCGGCAGGCTCAGCTGCACGTGCAGGGTCAGTGGGGGCCTTCCCTTTGTCCATCCCCGACTCCTTGCCCCACTTCATGATACCCCGTGctcgtccgtccgtccgtccgtctgCCCGGACCTGTGTCCCTGGCTTCTCTCGGCCCACGGTTCTCCCCCCATCCTGCTTTGGGTCCGGCTGTCCAACGAGCTGACACTCCCCTGTGCCCGCAGCGCTGATGGCTCTGCCGCCCCGTGTCCGCTTCCCGCCGCCCGTCTGTCCCCTCCCTGGCTTTGTGTCTTTCTGTCCATCCAGCCCTGGCTCTGACCCCTCCCTTGGCAGGTCTGCTGCGTGAGGCAGGGCCCACAGATGACCGGATCGTGGTACCCCGGCGAGGCCGCTCCACCCGCGTCCCCGTGTCCAGCGTGCTCATCTGAGGGGCCATCGCTCGCCAGCGCGCATCCCTATCCCAGCTGGCCCTGGGCCTGCCCCCAGAAGGTGCCCGGGCCGAACCCTGGGACTGGCCCAGCTTCTAGGAACGGCCTCGGGCCGCGTTCCAGCTCCCATACACTACACAGGCAGCGGTCGGTCGGGGCAGGGGGGCGGTGGGTCCGGGAGGGGCCTTCCTCTCTCCTGGAGCAGCCCCAGGGGCTTGGTGCTATTTGTAACTGAAT
This window of the Neofelis nebulosa isolate mNeoNeb1 chromosome 18, mNeoNeb1.pri, whole genome shotgun sequence genome carries:
- the SPNS1 gene encoding protein spinster homolog 1 isoform X3, whose product is MSGSDTAPFLSQADDTDDGPVPGTPGLPGSMGNSKSEDPEVPDREGLQHITGLSPGHSALIVAVLCYINLLNYMDRFTVAGVLPDIEQFFDIGDSSSGLIQTDQRSRMLSVFYFAIPVGSGLGYIAGSKVKDMAGDWHWALRVTPGLGVVAVLLLFLVVREPPRGAVERHSDSPPLNPTSWWADLRALARNPSFILSSLGFTAVAFVTGSLALWAPAFLLRSRVVLGETPPCLPGDSCSSSDSLIFGLITCLTGVLGVGLGVEISRRLRRSNPRADPLVCAAGLLGSAPFLFLSLACARGSIVATYIFIFIGETLLSMNWAVVADILLYVVIPTRRSTAEAFQIVLSHLLGDAGSPYLVGLISDRLRRSWPPSFLSEFRALQFSLMLCAFVGALGGAAFLGTAIFIEGDRRQAQLHVQGLLREAGPTDDRIVVPRRGRSTRVPVSSVLI
- the SPNS1 gene encoding protein spinster homolog 1 isoform X2, coding for MGNSKSEDPEVPDREGLQHITGLSPGHSALIVAVLCYINLLNYMDRFTVAGVLPDIEQFFDIGDSSSGLIQTVFISSYMVLAPVFGYLGDRYNRKYLMCGGIAFWSLVTLGSSFIPREQFWLLLLTRGLVGVGEASYSTIAPTLIADLFVADQRSRMLSVFYFAIPVGSGLGYIAGSKVKDMAGDWHWALRVTPGLGVVAVLLLFLVVREPPRGAVERHSDSPPLNPTSWWADLRALARNPSFILSSLGFTAVAFVTGSLALWAPAFLLRSRVVLGETPPCLPGDSCSSSDSLIFGLITCLTGVLGVGLGVEISRRLRRSNPRADPLVCAAGLLGSAPFLFLSLACARGSIVATYIFIFIGETLLSMNWAVVADILLYVVIPTRRSTAEAFQIVLSHLLGDAGSPYLVGLISDRLRRSWPPSFLSEFRALQFSLMLCAFVGALGGAAFLGTAIFIEGDRRQAQLHVQGLLREAGPTDDRIVVPRRGRSTRVPVSSVLI
- the SPNS1 gene encoding protein spinster homolog 1 isoform X1, which gives rise to MSGSDTAPFLSQADDTDDGPVPGTPGLPGSMGNSKSEDPEVPDREGLQHITGLSPGHSALIVAVLCYINLLNYMDRFTVAGVLPDIEQFFDIGDSSSGLIQTVFISSYMVLAPVFGYLGDRYNRKYLMCGGIAFWSLVTLGSSFIPREQFWLLLLTRGLVGVGEASYSTIAPTLIADLFVADQRSRMLSVFYFAIPVGSGLGYIAGSKVKDMAGDWHWALRVTPGLGVVAVLLLFLVVREPPRGAVERHSDSPPLNPTSWWADLRALARNPSFILSSLGFTAVAFVTGSLALWAPAFLLRSRVVLGETPPCLPGDSCSSSDSLIFGLITCLTGVLGVGLGVEISRRLRRSNPRADPLVCAAGLLGSAPFLFLSLACARGSIVATYIFIFIGETLLSMNWAVVADILLYVVIPTRRSTAEAFQIVLSHLLGDAGSPYLVGLISDRLRRSWPPSFLSEFRALQFSLMLCAFVGALGGAAFLGTAIFIEGDRRQAQLHVQGLLREAGPTDDRIVVPRRGRSTRVPVSSVLI